Proteins found in one Sediminispirochaeta bajacaliforniensis DSM 16054 genomic segment:
- a CDS encoding NAD(P)-dependent oxidoreductase codes for MIKIWKNTKTLDAYIDSSIFTSDKKEADIALLGSKTIDPDEFPKLKAIFRAGISKDNLPFEKAKQRGIKICLPSSKVADYIFEETANFTCYLILKMLYSEVGTIDPWEKYGRIALRNKKLLIIGMGKIGSKVAKKLDMLLQILTFDACRNSEDELYPLLSQADCITLHIPNSLDNKGYFDKQKLSYMKNGAILINTARGPIVSEDDLYDEIRQDRIKAAFDVYWEEPYKGKLLEYYPDRFFMTPHVASTCNEFLEGAARDLKEIMASL; via the coding sequence ATGATAAAGATTTGGAAAAATACAAAAACATTAGATGCCTATATAGATTCCTCAATTTTTACTTCGGATAAAAAAGAGGCTGATATTGCTTTGTTGGGAAGTAAAACGATTGATCCTGATGAATTTCCTAAATTAAAAGCAATCTTTAGAGCGGGAATCAGTAAAGATAATTTACCCTTTGAAAAGGCCAAGCAAAGAGGTATTAAGATTTGCCTTCCTTCTTCTAAAGTCGCCGATTATATTTTCGAAGAGACCGCCAATTTTACTTGTTACCTAATTTTGAAGATGCTTTATTCCGAGGTAGGAACGATAGATCCGTGGGAAAAGTATGGCAGGATCGCCTTGAGAAACAAAAAGCTACTTATCATTGGTATGGGAAAAATAGGAAGCAAGGTGGCAAAGAAATTGGATATGCTGCTTCAGATATTAACTTTTGATGCTTGCCGAAACTCTGAAGATGAATTGTATCCCCTGCTTTCACAAGCAGATTGCATTACTTTACATATTCCCAATTCTTTAGATAATAAAGGATATTTTGACAAACAAAAACTCTCATATATGAAAAATGGGGCTATTTTGATCAATACGGCAAGAGGTCCTATTGTTAGTGAAGATGACTTATATGATGAGATACGGCAGGATAGAATAAAAGCTGCTTTTGATGTCTATTGGGAGGAGCCTTATAAAGGAAAGCTGTTAGAGTATTATCCTGATCGTTTTTTTATGACCCCCCATGTTGCCAGTACATGCAACGAATTTTTAGAGGGAGCCGCGAGGGATTTAAAAGAGATAATGGCTTCACTTTAG
- a CDS encoding acylneuraminate cytidylyltransferase family protein, whose amino-acid sequence MKVIAMIPARMGSQRLKQKNLREIDGIPIITHAIRKSKSLPKVNEVWVNSEHDTFGEIAKQEDVNFYKRPSELANNTATSEDFVFDFLRGHNCDILLQVHSIAPLLRKETIERFLNAMIEGGYDSFFSVVNEQIECAMNDKPLNFSFSTKTNSQELTPIQRITWSITGWRRETFLEAYNAGGCATYSGTCGFFPLDREEGIIIKTEKDFQIAKALYKHLD is encoded by the coding sequence ATGAAAGTAATTGCCATGATACCTGCTCGTATGGGTAGTCAGCGATTAAAACAGAAAAATCTTAGAGAAATTGATGGTATACCTATTATCACACACGCCATACGGAAAAGTAAAAGCTTGCCAAAGGTAAATGAAGTTTGGGTGAATTCGGAACATGATACCTTTGGAGAAATAGCAAAGCAAGAAGATGTAAATTTCTATAAAAGACCATCTGAATTAGCTAATAATACAGCTACCAGTGAAGATTTTGTCTTTGATTTCTTGCGAGGGCACAATTGTGATATCCTGTTGCAAGTACATAGCATAGCCCCTTTGCTTCGAAAAGAAACGATCGAACGGTTTTTGAATGCTATGATTGAAGGGGGGTATGATTCATTCTTTAGTGTGGTAAACGAACAAATAGAATGCGCTATGAATGATAAGCCTTTGAATTTTTCATTCAGCACAAAAACGAATTCACAGGAGCTGACTCCAATACAAAGAATCACCTGGAGCATTACAGGCTGGAGACGAGAGACCTTTTTGGAGGCTTACAATGCAGGAGGATGTGCTACGTATAGCGGAACTTGTGGATTTTTTCCTCTTGATCGTGAAGAAGGAATTATTATTAAAACAGAAAAGGATTTTCAAATAGCTAAGGCTTTATACAAACATTTAGACTAA